One part of the Lycium ferocissimum isolate CSIRO_LF1 chromosome 8, AGI_CSIRO_Lferr_CH_V1, whole genome shotgun sequence genome encodes these proteins:
- the LOC132068599 gene encoding uncharacterized protein At1g28695-like: MDLKNPINEYYHYILSTLLTVALICILLLSSSSKSNNFALFPTGNSVCQPSKTFNMKVYGDELEEALAGASTENKTVIIAILNKAYVEGDKPMLDIFLDGFWLGEGTDDLIKHLLIVAMDQTSYKRCKFLHLHCYKLETDGVDFVGEKLYMSEDFIKMMWQRTRFLGDVLKRGYNFVFTDTDVLWLRNPFPNLSHNKSIDLQISTDSFNGDQWSGANLINTGFYMIRSNNKTITLFDKWYAKKDNSTGLKEQDVLQKLIREGEFRNLGLKVRFLDTVYFSGFCQNSKDVRAVVTVHSNCCRRISAKMADLTAVIHDWKRFMSATGNETSRFQWTPHDHCRNSWKN, encoded by the exons ATGGATCTCAAGAATcccatcaatgaatactatcactaTATTTTGTCTACACTTTTAACCGTAGCTTTAATATGTATTCTCTTGTTGAGCTCTTCCTCTAAGAGCAATAATTTTGCTTTATTTCCAACGGGAAACTCCGTTTGTCAGCCTTCAAAAACA TTTAACATGAAGGTGTACGGAGATGAGCTTGAAGAAGCATTAGCGGGAGCCTCAACGGAGAACAAGACGGTAATTATCGCGATTCTGAATAAAGCATACGTGGAGGGAGATAAGCCGATGTTGGATATTTTCTTGGATGGTTTCTGGCTAGGAGAAGGCACTGATGATTTAATCAAACACCTTTTGATCGTTGCGATGGATCAAACATCGTACAAAAGGTGCAAGTTCCTCCATCTTCATTGTTACAAGCTCGAAACGGATGGCGTAGATTTCGTCGGAGAGAAACTGTACATGTCAGAAGATTTTATAAAAATGATGTGGCAAAGAACCCGCTTCTTAGGCGATGTTCTAAAGCGTGGTTATAACTTCGTCTTCACG GACACTGACGTGTTATGGCTAAGAAATCCATTCCCAAATTTGAGCCACAACAAATCCATAGATTTGCAGATCAGTACAGATAGTTTCAACGGCGACCAATGGTCCGGGGCAAATCTCATCAACACAGGCTTCTACATGATCAGATCAAACAACAAAACTATCACATTGTTTGATAAATGGTATGCGAAGAAAGACAATTCCACCGGATTGAAAGAACAGGACGTTCTGCAGAAGCTAATACGTGAAGGAGAATTTCGAAATTTAGGCCTTAAAGTGCGGTTCTTGGACACTGTTTATTTTAGCGGATTCTGTCAAAATAGTAAGGATGTTAGAGCTGTAGTGACTGTTCATTCCAACTGTTGTAGAAGAATTAGTGCCAAAATGGCTGACTTGACAGCAGTCATTCATGATTGGAAGAGGTTTATGAGCGCCACTGGGAATGAGACGTCCAGGTTCCAGTGGACACCTCATGATCACTGTCGCAATTCCTGGAAAAATTGA
- the LOC132068597 gene encoding cyclic nucleotide-gated ion channel 1-like, giving the protein MMNLKQDKYVRFEDWKSEQSSFSIQNSPENKPFHVRKPSFSSLMSSIRRRLERGSERISSWRKSTRVHPLTDKPTKDQSSSSKKKVLDPQGGFLQQWNKIFVLVCVIAVSLDPLFFYIPVIDNENKCLDLDKTLKITACVLRSITDLFYIFHIILQFRTGFIAPSSRVFGRGELIEDSCAIAKRYLLSYFIVDVVAVLPLPQVRIVIFITPNANGPIALATKEMLKIVIFVQYVPRIFRIYPLSKEVTRTAGLFTESAWAGAVFNLSLYMLASNVVGAFWYLISVERQDTCWRRACDKIPFCSSQNLYCGENRNGNALLLNSSCPLLKQEDIKDPNTFDFGIFLDALQFRVVEKRKFWTKLLYCFWWGLRNLSSLGQNLKTSTFVGEILFAIFISIVGLILFSLLIGNMQKYLQSITVRVEEMRIRRRDAEQWMSHRMLPENLRERIRRHEQYKWQETRGVEEDSLIHNLPRDLRRDLKRHLCWSLLKRVPIFEKMDEQLLDALCDRLKPALFTEKSFIIREGDPVDEMLFIMRGTLLTMTTNGGRTGFFDSAHLKAGDFCGDVLFTWALDPHPSSSTFPISTRTVQAVTDIEAFALTADDLKFVASQFRRLHSKQLQHTFKFYSQQWRTWAVCFIQVAWRRHCRNKLEKSLREEEDRLQAALAKESTNAPSLRATIYASRFAANALRALRRSHTTGAKLSPTLPVLLQKPAEPDFSEENDS; this is encoded by the exons ATGATGAATCTCAAGCAGGACAAATATGTACG GTTTGAGGACTGGAAATCAGAACAGTCATCCTTCAGCATTCAAAATTCTCCGGAAAATAAGCCATTTCATGTCCGAAAACCATCGTTTAGCTCGTTGATGAGTAGCATTAGAAGAAGGCTTGAGAGGGGTTCTGAAAGAATTAGTAGCTGGAGAAAATCAACACGTGTGCATCCTCTAACTGATAAGCCAACAAAAGATCAATCGAGCTCATCAAAGAAGAAAGTTCTCGATCCTCAGGGGGGATTTCTTCAGCAATGGAACAAAATATTTGTCCTGGTTTGCGTAATTGCGGTGTCACTGGATCCGTTGTTCTTCTACATTCCTGTCATCGATAACGAAAATAAGTGCCTCGATTTGGACAAGACTTTAAAGATCACTGCTTGTGTTCTTCGTTCAATCACTGATCTTTTCTATATCTTCCACATTATATTGCAATTTCGTACTGGCTTCATTGCTCCGTCTTCTCGAGTTTTTGGAAGGGGTGAGTTGATTGAAGATTCCTGTGCTATTGCCAAGCGATATCTGTTATCTTATTTCATCGTTGACGTTGTGGCAGTCCTTCCACTCCCACAGGTTCGA ATTGTGATATTTATCACACCCAACGCGAATGGCCCCATTGCTCTAGCGACGAAAGAAATGTTGAAGATTGTCATTTTTGTCCAATATGTTCCAAGAATATTTAGAATCTATCCATTGTCCAAAGAAGTGACAAGGACTGCAGGCTTATTTACTGAAAGTGCATGGGCTGGAGCTGTTTTCAACCTTTCCCTCTACATGCTAGCCAGTAAC GTAGTTGGGGCCTTTTGGTATTTAATCTCAGTAGAACGCCAAGATACATGCTGGCGCAGAGCGTGTGACAAGATCCCCTTCTGTTCGTCACAAAACTTATATTGTGGAGAAAATAGGAATGGAAATGCTTTGTTACTAAATTCTTCTTGCCCTCTCCTGAAACAAGAAGATATAAAGGATCCAAATACCTTTGATTTTGGAATCTTTCTTGATGCTCTTCAGTTTCGGGTTGTGGAAAAGAGAAAATTCTGGACCAAACTCCTCTATTGCTTTTGGTGGGGGCTGAGAAACTTAAG TTCTCTTGGCCAAAATCTTAAGACAAGCACCTTTGTTGGAGAGATTCTTTTCGCCATCTTCATCTCAATTGTTGGGCTTATCTTGTTTTCCTTGCTTATTGGCAATATGCAG AAATATTTGCAATCTATAACGGTTAGAGTAGAAGAAATGAGAATAAGAAGGCGGGATGCAGAACAGTGGATGTCTCATCGCATGCTTCCTGAAAATCTGAGAGAGCGAATTAGAAGACATGAACAGTACAAATGGCAAGAAACCAGGGGAGTCGAGGAAGATTCACTGATTCATAATCTTCCTAGAGACTTGAGGAGAGATTTAAAGCGCCATCTCTGTTGGTCTTTGCTCAAAAGA GTTCCCATATTCGAGAAAATGGACGAACAATTACTGGATGCATTGTGTGACAGACTGAAACCAGCACTCTTCACAGAGAAGAGCTTCATAATCCGAGAAGGCGATCCAGTAGATGAAATGCTCTTTATAATGAGAGGTACACTGTTAACTATGACCACAAATGGAGGAAGAACTGGTTTTTTCGACTCTGCTCATCTCAAGGCTGGTGATTTCTGTGGAGATGTGCTTTTTACATGGGCTTTAGACCCTCATCCTTCCTCAAGTACTTTTCCCATTTCAACTAGAACAGTGCAAGCTGTTACTGATATCGAAGCTTTTGCGCTCACTGCTGATGACCTAAAGTTTGTCGCCTCGCAGTTTAGACGTCTACATAGCAAgcaacttcaacatactttcAA GTTCTACTCACAACAATGGAGGACATGGGCTGTATGCTTTATACAAGTAGCATGGCGTCGACACTGCAGGAATAAGCTCGAGAAATCTTTGAGAGAGGAAGAAGATAGACTGCAAGCTGCATTAGCAAAAGAGAGCACAAATGCACCAAGTCTTAGAGCTACCATTTATGCATCAAGGTTTGCTGCTAATGCGCTGCGCGCCTTGCGACGTAGCCATACAACTGGTGCAAAATTGTCTCCCACATTACCTGTGCTGCTTCAGAAACCAGCTGAACCAGATTTTAGTGAGGAAAATGATTCATGA
- the LOC132068598 gene encoding beclin-1-like protein: MTKNSSRSLPVDPNLPRYLCQNCHNPLSFAGLDNYADKFFPDSSSSRSGMQASSIHGAGSVIGSSRMEHSYVVLPKQRNQGPGIPSRGRGGSTQPDASQFGRAMEESFVVLPPPAASVYKCEHTSDGAGTNLPSPDGGPPNAPTQPNNSGFHSTITVLKRAFDIATTQTQIEQPLCLECMRVLSDKLDKEVEDVNRDIQAYEACLQRLEGEARNVLSEADFLKEKLKIEEEERKLEAAIEETEKQCAVVTGELKELELKSSRFKELEERYWQEFNNFQFQLIAHQEERDAIVAKTEVSQAHLELLKRTNVLNDAFPIWYDGEFGTINNFRLGRLPKIPVEWDEINAAWGQACLLLHTMAQYFRPKFQYRIKILPMGSYPRIMDTNNTTYELFGPVNLFWSTRYDKAMTLFLTCLKEFSEFANSKDRENNIRPDKWFKLPYKIENDKVESYSITQSFNKQENWTKALKYTLCNLKWVLYWFVGNTNFQPLSTTVSSQAEVPAAAGSLYSKQPTNPKFQS, translated from the exons ATGACGAAAAATAGCAGCAGGAGTTTACCGGTAGACCCGAATCTACCAAGATACCTCTGTCAGAACTGCCACAATCCTCTCTCTTTCGCCGGTCTTGATAATTATGCCGATAAATTCTTCCccgattcttcttcttctcgcTCCG GGATGCAGGCCTCTTCAATTCATGGAGCTGGTAGTGTTATAGGGTCTAGCCGTATGGAACATTCATATGTTGTGTTGCCAAAGCAAAGAAATCAGGGACCAGGGATCCCTTCTCGAGGACGAGGAGGATCTACTCAGCCAGATGCAAGCCAGTTTGGGAGGGCTATGGAAGAATCATTTGTGGTTTTGCCACCACCAGCTGCTTCAGTGTATAAGTGTGAGCATACATCTGATGGAGCTGGTACGAATCTTCCATCACCAGATGGTGGACCTCCAAATGCTCCCACGCAGCCAAATAATTCTGGGTTTCACTCCACCATCACTGTCCTAAAGCGTGCATTTGATATTGCCACAACACAGACCCAGATCGAGCAACCCCTGTGTCTTGAATGCATGAGGGTACTGTCTGATAAACTTGACAAGGAGGTGGAAGATGTTAACAGGGACATACAAGCCTACGAAGCTTGCCTTCAGCGATTGGAGGGAGAAGCAAGGAATGTTCTTAGCGAGGCTGATTTtctgaaggagaaattgaag ATAGAAGAAGAAGAGCGAAAACTTGAAGCAGCAATAGAAGAAACAGAGAAGCAATGTGCTGTAGTCACTGGCGAACTGAAGGAACTAGAGCTGAAGTCTAGCCGCTTTAAGGAGTTGGAGGAGCG GTACTGGCAAGAATTCAACAACTTTCAGTTTCAGTTGATAGCTCATCAG GAAGAGAGAGATGCAATTGTAGCGAAGACAGAAGTTTCACAAGCTCATTTAGAGCTGCTAAAGCGGACTAATGTGCTCAATGATGCATTTCCAATCTGGTATGATGGTGAATTTGGAACGATTAACAACTTCCGTCTCGGAAGACTTCCTAAAATTCCG GTTGAGTGGGACGAGATAAATGCAGCATGGGGCCAAGCGTGCCTTCTTCTCCATACAATGGCTCAATATTTCCGACCAAAGTTTCA ATATCGGATAAAAATTCTTCCTATGGGAAGTTATCCTCGGATCATGGACACCAATAATACTACTTATGAACT GTTTGGCCCAGTAAATCTCTTCTGGAGCACACGGTATGACAAAGCAATGACATTGTTCTTGACCTGCCTAAAGGAGTTCTCCGAGTTTGCAAATTCAAAAGATAGGGAAAACAATATTCGTCCTGACAAATGGTTTAAGCTTCCTTACAA GATTGAAAATGACAAAGTTGAAAGTTACTCCATTACTCAGAGCTTTAATAAGCAGGAAAATTGGACCAAAGCTCTCAAGTACACACTCTGCAATTTGAAGTGGGTTCTCTACTGGTTTGTTGGAAACACAAATTTCCAGCCACTTTCCACAACCGTTTCTTCACAAGCTGAAGTTCCAGCTGCAGCAGGATCACTATACAGCAAACAACCAACTAATCCCAAGTTCCAATCTTGA